A window of Pecten maximus chromosome 12, xPecMax1.1, whole genome shotgun sequence genomic DNA:
aatgtaatactgtaCCATTTTAGAGTGCAAATACTGGTTTTCTTCCAGTAAGATATTCAAACACCAATTTTACCATCGGATAATCACAGTTGATTTCACTATCATTGAAcaattatattacaaaataaagataaaatgacCTGTCATGGACTACTATATCTCCATTGGTGGAAGGCCAAAAAACAACACTTTGCCTGAATTCTTTCCTTAACATTCCCATCAATTTTCTGCTCAAATGTCACCAGAAGTTGACAAGTTTTAAAaggtgtttttcaaaatggtagGAATGGTTGCCTTCTTGGATTTCAATCCATATTAATTTACCTTATTCTTGAAAATAGGAAAATAAAGGCTTGATTACAACCAAGAGTCACAAACTGTCCTGCtgaatcacagggacttgacacaaatGATCATTATAGTGTATTTGTTTAGAAACATGTGGGCCCCTGTGCTCTGAAGCAGTCGTTATAATGaaaatagtaaataaataaaaaaaacgagATCCCAGAGGAATCCTGGTGCCCACTATTAAATAATCTTGATCAGTCCTAGGTAacactgatcttttctctacttttcccttccttcCCCTCTAACTCATTTGATAGCAGGATATGGGGAATCTAAATATGAAGTCTAAGAAAACTGTCAAAATCTTAAGATTTTTGAAGCCTGCAgctggtggccattttgttttccaattcagattcaaaattaaatgggcacaactagggaccaagggaaacatacatgttagagttgagaaatatccctcgAGTACTTTAACAGAAATACCGACATTAAAAATTATCAACTGATAAATGGACGATGAATGGCCAAAGTACCTTGGACCACAGACGTAGgttgatttgaatagcccaccatctcatAATGGTGATTAAAAAGGAAAATAGGTGGAAAATCTAAacaacattgtacatgtatacacaaaatCCCAATCTTTTGTCCACATACATTTGTGTCAAGTCCCTATAAGTTCAAACATCATCAAACATATATTCTTAAGTAGGttattttgcaataaatatTATAGACTGTCACATAACATACACTTAAACTACTAAACATAAACATCTTGGTGACAATATGACAACATTTCAAGGACAATGTCATGTTATAATAGTTGCAATTATTATTTGAACACAAATTTAATTGtaataacaatgaaaaaatattatcaGTTTACAATATGCTTACATGAAGATTTCAAATCATTACTTTAAATTTTGCTCTGGCAGCCTAAAAACTGTTGTATTTTCTTTACCAGCTGACAGGaaaattttctgaaatttaaggtttttttggggaatttttttttattctgttaaACGAAAATTTTTCTGAAATCCAGACATGTAAGAAAAAGTAAGTATTTTTTGTcccatgtacatgtaataaattcGAGGCTATAAAAAAGATCATGCACAATAGACCAAGAAAACAATTGATTgacattatttttcattttcaaactcAAAAGTATGTGAattctgattaaaaaaaaaactcaaaaaaatctcaaaaaaaaacaacatcacaaAACAGGAAGCTTTGATGATTgcacatacaatatataaagacacATGTTGAACTTCAATGTAAAGAGTAAATTACAGAAAAAGACTATTTCTATAGAAATCAGAACATAACATGATTATATTGATTCTCTCAAGATCACATATTGCTGTTTTATATAACAAACTACATCTAATGAAATATAAACACAGGTCACATACCAGTCATTCCTGATGCTGAAATTTAACTTTGAACAATATTGATCTATCTAATGAGTTACTGTCTAATTGGTTTTGACAATAAGTTTAATTTGAAAATCTTAATagaaattcaatatatttttttttcatatataaaaGTACATATTGATTAACTGCATACAAAACCATTAAGAAATAGAACATAATACATTGAACATTTCACTACGGCATAAATAAATGTGGCATATTACAGCAAATATAGATCAAATAGCGACAACTAAAAGCTCCGATATAATTTGTCCTAATTTACtcttgacaaaaaaaaatcatcaaaaaatcaaaaaatacCAAACCCCTAAAAATTCTTTATAAAATTATCTCTacaataaaaccttgatatGATGCCTTATGTTTACTTCCTCTTATTTACCAACAAGGTACATATTCCCTAGAACCTTTTATCTAAACTTCAGGGCTTTGACAAAACTCAGTCAGCATCAGACTGTTGGAGCATCAAGTGAAGAGCTGAGGTGGCCATTTGTTTCCTACACAAGGAAGGGCAGTTTGTGTTTCCACAGGAAGTGGAGATCATGGACAAACTTGACCATATTTGTGTGCTGCTGTGGTTGTGCTCTGGGCCAGACACTTTACCCTATCCCATCAGATTTTGTTCAGCAAGGTAGACACAAGCTACTACAAGAGGAAGCTGCCTCATACTGACATTGGCTGTTCATGAGATGATACACCTTGCCAATTAACAAACAATCCTTTTCACAACTCTCTGTCAATTCAAACACAACACCGTGTATCAAACACGGTCCGCCGGTATAATAACAAGATTTTCTCTATCTATATTTTGTACTATGGCTGATGAACTGATATCtaaggtatatataataaagagGTTTTCTCGATCTAGATCTTGTACGATGGCTGATGAACTGATACCtaaggtatatataataaagagGTTTTCTCGATCTAGATCTTGTACGATGGCTGATGAACTGATACCtaaggtatatataataaagagGTTTTCTCGATCTAGATCTTGTACGGTGGCTGATGAACTGATACCTAAAACCTAATAATAAACCAATGACTCCTTACTTcttgattaaaatattttgtaccgttaaaaaaataaatcaataataataataatgaaaaaaaaacaaccttactttgttgattttgttgtcattattattataataaggAGTTAATGTAAACACATGTGATATCCAATGTTCATGTTGGCAACTCAAGTCATTTTATATTGTCCCTGACAGGGCAATATTGATTATTGGATACCCACAGTTGATTGCTACACTTATCACCGGGTAGTCAGTGTAGTGTATTGCGATCAACCGTGGGTATATATCTGGTGATGGGCAATAACTGCCGAAAATCCAtacaataatttgataaaaataatcatttttttagGTTCCCACTGATTATTTGACACAGTTTTGCTGCAACAGGGGATTAATAGTTCAAGATGACATGAATATCAAAAAAGGTTCAaattaatatatgtttatacaaaCTAACTAGTGAATGAAAGATACATCTAATATGACAATTATTTTAATACAACATGGAAGTTCAACCTAAAGAATATTTATAGGTGACATGTAAACAACCTTAGAAGTACTTCCACTAATACAATTATCACTGAGTATGCACAATGTCCTAAATGTTAAGAAAAGATGACGTCATTTTGATAGTTTTTACTAAAGGGAGTGAATCAgtttataattgtttatataaatgtatatatacaaaatggaAGTGATTGCTGTTTTATGGCACAGGTATATAAATGATGAAGAGATGAGTTTATAAGAACTAATTTTCCGAGTAAATAAGCATGCTGTGGACATTTTAAGGCATTTTATGCtctatattatttttaatgacTTAATTAGAAacattattacaatacatcTGGTAGCATGCTTTTGTACTATAAATAAATCCTTATAAACATGTCTTATCTACACATCTTTTAGACAGCTCAAATTGCATTTCTAAACTGCTGTTGTTAAAGTAATCTCAtttctacatacatgtagtaagaaACATCTAGAGCATTGACAACAATTTAAGAAATACATTCTATCATATTATTACATAAGATCCTGTCTTTTAAAATACACAGTCTCAGATGTAGTACTTACAACACAGTATATGTACACGTGTTAGAATGGTGTAGACAGCTGTAGATTCTCTCAGAAGGCACTTAACATTTAACAGATGAATCTAGGATTACAGCATACCAGTTATTACAGATGTTtacattattaatttttttcatttgtgaaAACATCCTTCAAGTTTAATACAATATGTTCATGAAATTGTCTCGTGGAGAATTAAGTCTGAAATATTTCATCTAGAAAAGGTTTCCATGGCAACAACAAAAATTACCACTTAAAACTGTGAAAACCTTCTAAGTCTGAACATAGATtattttaactatatatatcctcttggtacaaaatatattaattttatatttgtataaattcaaaattaacaaTTCAACACCTAGCAAATACATGTCAATATCTGCTGTAGTTGAACATTCACCTAAATTTCAATTTCTGTAAAATTGCTTATCATAAGGTGGAGTATTTGTATATACAGATTAAGACTAGATCAGGTATCTTTCTTGGTCTTAAACAAAtcccattgttttttttaactcatCACATTTCTtttccacatacatgtatataatgtgggTAAGCAAATATGTGCGGTAACTTTGCAGGACATGTGTAGGCTTTAAAAAGCAAATTTTATTTCTGTCATTAATCTTTATCATAAATCAAGGTCACCATGAAATATGAAGAGAGTATTTCACAAATTATATACACTTTACACAACCTACCctgatttttatatttttttttcaaaatgaggCTGAAGAGAAACACCTTATATCACAGTTTCACCTAGCCCGTGAGAGGACCTGTActtctacatgtatacatttgcATATGTTGTTacacaattgaaaaaaaaaatctccaacAGAAATTGGTCTGATGTGTAGGATTTCCACAATAATAAAAATGCTTTAATCCTGGTATTAATTTATAGTTTCTCAGTGACAAACTGAATATCTGTTCACCAAATATGGTGAAAATCAATTGAAGTTGACTTTCTTATATggcacaaatatatatttatataccctACATTTTATCATCCTGACAACAGAATATTCAGTCAAACCAGTTACAAATGTTCTCTAATGTTCTCAATAACTCATGAGCAATTTGAATTACAttttatgtgtaaaaattacagcataatacaatgtataatgttaatATAGACTAGAAATAGTATACTCTAAGCTATAGGAGTCTTTTGTGAATTTGACAAATTATAATGTTATTCGGATTCTTTATTTTAATGTATGATTCTTGTTATAGAAAGGATGAATTTTAGTTTTGCCAGTTTGTCacaatttttcttttcatataaaaataaaaaattaacttTGTACGATGTAAAGAAATAAACCTTTAAAGGGCAATATGTTACTCAAGCTCATATTTGTTCATACATCGAGACCAATCTATACATACACCTGTCAACATCATGCACCcctctataaaggtcacatttTCAGGTCCTACTGGAGAACATAATTAGCACAATTACATACatcaaatgaaaaagaaaaataactaaaaaaaatattaacacaccTTGGTCCCAATAGGTAACTTGTACTTCTAGTATCCAATAAGATATCCAACAGGAGGACTCAGGAAATGAAGTAATTCTATGCATGGTGGCTGCTGGAGAAAGTACAGCTCATAAAAGACATTATATAGTTCTGTTCAAATAACTTCCATGGGTGGTCCATGGTAGACACATTTAGAGTCCAGCTGTTGGGTAGATATCTTACAGACATATCCTTTATACTATACAGTACACTTCCTGTTAGAGTTTCTGTTTGGTTGAACATGGTTAAATGTAGAGCTGATCCGCTCCTCCGATTACATGTAGAGCTGGCTTCAATATCCAGTTTCCTAGAAAGTTCAGGGTAGGTCGAGCAACATCACTCATGGAAGCTCGTCTTGTCCTCAATTTGCCATTTGTTAAATTGTTCGCCAATGGGGCTGACAATGCTGGaattaaaatacaaatgatTTTATTGATAGTAAAACAGATACAAATGGATGTCAATCGCTGCAAACATAATAGTAATACTATGTGTGGAGTATACAATGAAGTACTCATTAGTATCAAGTTTTCACCCCACATGATGAAATTGTTATTCATCAAGAAACAAGGAATgttctatttattacatttgtatctgTCGTTCCTGATGCCAGGGTAAATCTGCCGCTCTGTCTATTTGTTTGTCgtgttaattatcattattcCGTTAAATAATAAAGTTCCACATATGGGACACATGTTTCGAAGAAAAAATTAACATAAGTAAAAAAAGCATGCTGGGATATTGTGAATATTATAGGCCGACCAATTGAAGTCGATTGTGGGCAGACATGGAAGGTGAAAACCATAAACAAATCCCGACTACAAAGATGAATGTTTGTGTATTCTCCATCTTACAAATCTTATAAGTTATAACTGTATAGAGACAGGCCAATAAAAGTGATCACAAGTAATCACAGCAAGGTGTGAATTAAGGTACCATGTTTACCATGATTTAATGAGGTAAAATAAGCAAGAAGGTTTAATACACAATTCACATTACATGTGTTCACCAAAACATCAAATTTCACTTACCACCAAACTTCTCTTCCTGTTGTTGATTTGAACCTTCTTCTGGCTTGTTATCACCAGTTTCAATCAATGAGTCCTTAGAAGACTGCCCTTCATCACTCACATGACAAACTTCACTTTTGCCAGATTCTGAAAATTTCTGTGGAATGGGTTCTTTTTGGTCAGAAATCAACTGTTCTTCTTTTTCTTCGATAGGACTTGTAGAACTTGATAATGAAACAGTACCAGTGTTATGTCGAGAATCCATCACAAACGATTCCTCATTTGTTTTCTCTGATATTGTTTCTCCTGCTGATAGGACAGAGTTAGCTCCCCTAACAGACTCGGACTGATCCTTATTTAATGATTCAGTCTCGTCCTTTTCAGATTTTGAATCAGTGACAGTCTGCAGAGGACCATCCCCTGAGGGCAAACTTCCATGATCTAAATCCAAATCTGACTGGTTCTGCATACTTCCTATGGAATTCAGGGTATCGCCTGCTTCAGACATACCTGCACTTTGACTGTTATTAGACTTGGACGCTGTGTTACTAGATAGTTTGACTGTTGCTGGTATTTCTTGAGTGACAGTTTTACGGGAGATTTGTGTAACAGGTGGAGAGGTAAGCTGATTGATGAATGTTGTTTCAAGACAAGAGTTGGTCAGCGGTTCTTCTGAAATTTCTTCTTTAGGTGAAGATAAAGATTCTGGAAATTGGTATGACATCCCAGGATAAGGATCCAAGGATTGCATAGGTGTGCTGGCCGTGGATCCGATTCCAGAGTCTGAAGTTGGGGTCCCAGTACTTTTAGTGGGCATTGTAGTAACTTCAGTGGTGACCTGTTTCAAATATGTTTCCTCAGAAGAACCTGGAGAAGTCTGGCGGAGATTTCCAGAGATATCACCAGGGGGAATGACCTTTGAGCTGTTTGATTGTGGGTGACCCCTTGTGTCATGTCGCATGTCGTGTGAAAGATTCTGACTCTCTAAATGGGTAGctacaaacacacatcacaAACATCACAGTAAGCATTTTTATGAAACATATTTGACACCAGGATATAATCGTTTATCCTGACAGCAATCCTGAAATCAAAGCTCTGGTACAATTAAAAAGGATTTTACtgatgcctttcaacacttgcttCAAAAACTTCACATTTCGTAACCAACGCCGATGCCaaagtgacaacataagctcccCTACTCTTTCAGAGGCGAGCTAAAAATGAATACTTTTCAGTTGCATTTTAATCAAAAATACACTTTTTTTAGTAAATTTAACTCACAAATGCTTAACTTATTAGGATCAAATTTGCATGCATGAATTTGTGAAGAATTTACATacttatttaagaaataattaacgatgattcgtgtattgttgcaggatatacaacgaggacgaggatattttgcaattaaagtaataacgaaggccgcaggcctgagttattaattaaaattgcaaaatatcagggtccgagttgtatatcctgcaacaatacacgagtcaaagttgattatttctattctaccatgtactgtttagttctgagatcgacctctttctaatagaaaacaagaggcccatggggcctgtatcgctcacctggttggattagaccaaatgtcaaaatattgttcatattcaatttgttttatttgtaaatctcaaacaatgctatatatggttatagtgtgggaatccgaactgctttaaagattaatgaagtccagactctctaaggtctgaaagacctcaagaattgtttttagaacatgcattcatcactttatgactagtagcgatttaaaggaattacctctatttcccctattgggccccgcccctttggcccctttggggtcagagtcaccatttatgtaaaatctgctccccttcccccaaggatgtttctgaccaaattgggttcaaatccattcataacttaataacaagtagcgatttaaaggaattacctctatttcccctattgggccccgcccctttggcccctccggggtcagagctaccatttatgcaaaatctgttccccttcccccaaggatgtttctgaccaaattgggttcaaatccattcataacttaataacaagtagcgatttaaaggaattacctctatttcccctattgggccccgcccctttggcccctccggggtcagagctaccatttatgcaaaatctgttccccttcccccaaggatgtttctgaccaaattgggttcaaatccattcataactttatgactagtagcgatt
This region includes:
- the LOC117339249 gene encoding cell wall protein RBR3-like (The sequence of the model RefSeq protein was modified relative to this genomic sequence to represent the inferred CDS: added 824 bases not found in genome assembly); its protein translation is MMKDKTLIPGQVNSCHDVHQSSTRPIQETETPGTGTVVAQPEDAPSLSQFNRPETDGPSSSNALSVQNSTKPTPERRGGERSQQAPLYVAGTSNVGKTGTGSGASNIKTPSNKEPIQTQEQDLLRREITSTPQVSIQAEQVSTSYSSLPDQQFISSPPSPLGPNITMPTEAAGKVNTGRPLEREATHLESQNLSHDMRHDTRGHPQSNSSKVIPPGDISGNLRQTSPGSSEETYLKQVTNEVTGTPTSDSGSTASTPIQSLDPYPGMSYQFPESLSLSSPKEEISEEPLTNSCLETTFINQLTSPPVTQISRKTVTQEIPATVKLSSNTASKSNNSQSAGMSEAGDTLNSIGSMQNQSDLDLDHGSLPSGDGPLQTVTDSKSEKDETESLNKDQSESVRGANSVLSAGETISEKTNEESFVMDSRHNTGTVSLSSSTSPIEEKEEQLISDQKEPIPQKFSESGKSEVCHVSDEGQSSKDSLIETGDNKPEEGSNQQQEEKFGALSAPLANNLTNGKLRTRRASMSDVARPTLNFLGNWILKPALHVIGGADQLYI